The following coding sequences are from one Desulfotomaculum sp. window:
- the recO gene encoding DNA repair protein RecO — protein MVETMKLYKTDALVLRNLSRGDTDQLLVLFSLEYGKLKVMAHGSRKITSRKRGAVQPLTLTRFLIHKGRYLDSVRQCEELESFPELFLRMDRICYASYAVELIENSTVEGEANQVLFAVLAEALRQLGRGDPEIIARAFALKLITLVGYKPVLDLCAKCRKDLTGKALAFSPLAGGFLCADCARDNRENQMIRCHRGTLETIKLMLAWELPKLGQLKVDSRTREELYYVLKLHLEYHLGYRCATEMFIEKLRNKNNRYNLKL, from the coding sequence ATGGTGGAAACAATGAAACTATACAAAACAGACGCTTTGGTTCTAAGAAACCTCAGCAGGGGCGATACCGATCAACTTCTCGTTTTGTTTTCTTTGGAATACGGAAAGTTAAAAGTAATGGCCCATGGATCGCGTAAGATAACAAGCAGGAAAAGAGGCGCAGTACAACCGCTCACCCTGACGCGATTTCTAATCCATAAGGGTAGATATCTGGATTCCGTTCGCCAGTGCGAGGAACTGGAGTCTTTCCCCGAACTGTTTCTGAGGATGGACAGAATTTGTTATGCCAGTTACGCTGTCGAACTTATCGAGAATTCAACTGTTGAGGGGGAAGCTAATCAGGTATTGTTTGCGGTTTTGGCGGAAGCTCTGAGACAGTTGGGTAGGGGTGATCCTGAAATCATTGCCCGTGCGTTTGCATTAAAGCTGATCACCCTGGTGGGCTATAAACCGGTATTGGATCTTTGCGCTAAATGCCGTAAAGATTTAACCGGTAAGGCGCTGGCCTTTTCTCCTCTAGCGGGAGGATTCCTTTGCGCAGATTGCGCAAGAGACAATAGAGAGAATCAGATGATTAGGTGCCACAGGGGAACACTGGAGACAATCAAGCTTATGCTTGCCTGGGAACTTCCTAAACTGGGGCAGTTAAAAGTCGATTCTAGAACACGCGAGGAGTTGTATTACGTGCTTAAGCTCCATCTCGAATATCACCTTGGCTACCGGTGCGCGACAGAAATGTTTATTGAAAAACTCAGAAACAAAAACAACCGGTATAACCTCAAACTCTAA